AGCAAGCCGTGCTGGAAGGAGAACTCGGCGACCTTGCGCATGGTTTCCGGTAGCTGTTTGCTGGTGGCGAAGTTCAGCGCTTCGCTTGGCGTGGCGAACAGTTTGGTGGTGTCGAGTTGTGCCTGGAATCCAGCGAGGTCGGTGCCCGAAGCTTTGGCCATATGCTCCAGCGCAGCCTTGCTCGCGGCGGTTTTGGCGTTCATCAGTTCGACCACTTCGAACCACGCGCCGGTCAGCGCTTTGCCCAGCGCCGGGTTGTCTTTGAGGGTGGCGCTGTTGACCACCATCATGTCCATGATCTCGCCGGGAATCTGGCTGGAATTGAACACCTCGGTCACACCCGGTTTGGCCTTGATGTCCGAGAGCATCGGGTTCCAAGTAGTGACGGCGTTGACCTGTTCGGTGTTGAAAGCGGCGGAGATATCGGCGTCGGAAGTGTTGACCACTTTCAGGTCTTTCTCGGTCAGGTCGACCGAGTCCAGCGCGCGGGCCAACAGGTAATGCGAGACCGACAGTTCGACCAGGTTGACGTCCATGCCCTTGAGATCGGCGACTTTCTTGCCGTCGCCCTTGAGGACGATGCCGTCGTTGCCGTTGGAGAAGTCGCTGACGATCAGCGCGGTGCTGTCGACGCCGCCGGCGGCCGGAATGGTCAGCGCGTCCATGTTGGTCATGGTGCAGCCGTCGAACTGGCCGGCGGTGTACTGGTTGATCGATTCGACGTAGTCGTTGAGCTGCACGACGTCGATCTTGATCCCGTACTTCTTCGCCCATTTGTCGACGATGCCCTGGCTGCCGGCGTATTCCCATGGCATCCAGCCGGCGTAAATCGTCCAGCAGACGCTGAAGTGGTCTTTCTGGGCGGCGGGGGATTGGGTACTGATGAGCGCGGCGAAGGCGGCGGCGAGCAGGGCGGGCAAACGTAGTCGGGTCATGGTGGCTTCTCCAGTTGATCAAGGGCGGACAGGATGGCAACGCGGCACCGCGAACGGTGGCTTGTCTCCCGGGCTTTTGTCCCGCCGTGTAACCTCAACTGGAGGTCGCCAACTCTCGGACCAGCCACTCGCGATTGCGAGCCGGAACCCTAGTCAGCCATTGCAAATTGTGGTGCCGCGAACCTGTGATGACTCCTGCACGGGTTTGCTAAAGCGAGACGCGTGCCAAGTCGCGACAGGCGCTCTGGTACGGGCGCGCGGGTTGCTTAGGTTTGGCGGCGAGGGCGCTGAGGCGCTTTGTGTTGGTGCGCGGCTGCACCGTGATGCAGCGTATCAGCCGCTGATCCGATGGTTTTGGGTTGTTGGCACTCGGCATGGCTTTGCCAGTCAAAACAGATGTCAGCCGGTCTGTGCCGACTGCTGTCGCGGGTCTTTCAGGAGGCCGCCATGCTTATTCAGAAAACGTTGCGACGAGCGCTGCTGGGAGCGGTGCTCGGTTTGGGTCTGTCCGGTTGTTATTACTACGCCGGACCCTACGGCGGTTACCCCGCTACTTACTACTCTCCCGGCTATTACTCACCTTATTCCTACGGCAGTTATTACGGCCCGCGCTACTACGGCGGCGCGCGTTATTACTACGGTGGCTACGGGTATCGAGGCGGTTACGGACGGGGTTATCACGGCGGCGGATATCACGGTGGCCACCATTAATCAGCGGCTGAATGACAGCGTTTTTGCGGATGAACAAGGTTTCATCAATCACTTGTTTCAACTTGTTACGGGAACGCACCAGATGCCAAAAGCGCTGTCTGATTTTTCGACAGTCACCGATTAAATGACTGTCGCCTGCCAGCGTCGCTGGTGTGGCCAACCCGCGGTCCAGGAGGCCGCCATGTATAGACGAATTCTTCTACTTGCTGCGTTGATGTTTTCCGTTGCCGGTTGCGTCCCGTACTCCTACGCGGACTCGTATTACAGCTCAGAGGTCTACACATCACCTGCACCGGCCTACTACAACACGGGTGGCACGTATTACAACGGTGGCAGCAGGTATTACGCGCAGCCACGCTACTACCAGCCAGCCCCGCGGTACTACCAGCAACCGCGCTATTACCAATCGGCGCCGCGTTACTACCAACCGGCTCCACGTTATTACGAGAGCCGTCGCTGGCACGGCAATGATCGCGGGCGTTGGGATGGTCATCGTCGCGGCGGTTGGGATAACGATCACCGCGGTCGTGGCAACTATGACCGACACAGCGGACGTGGCGACCACAATGGACGTGGCAACCGCTGGTAAATCCACGCAAATGAAAGCGGCGCTATTAGCGCCGTTTTTTTATGCCCGTCGAAAAAGTCGTCCCGTTAGCCATCTCCTAGGGCATTCCCAGACGCTTCCTACAGTTTCATTTCCTTGCATTTGTTAGCGTTTGTTCCTGCCGAACGAGGTGAGCAAAACTCAGTTCAATAGCGGCGAATAAACGGACGATGCCGCTATGAAGCTTCTTGTGATTCACCAAAACTTTCCGGGCCAGTTCCGTCACGTGGTGCTGGCAGCGATTGACAGGCGTTATGAGGTTTTGGCGATAGGTCGGGATACGGCGCCGGGTATCGCAGAGGTGAAAATATATCGATACCGCGCTGCCAGCAGAGCCGCGGGCGATATTCACCCCTATCTGGCCCGTTACGAACAAGCGGTGACTGATGGACAGAAGGTTTTTGAAATTCTGAGCCGACTGAAACATTCGGGTTATCGGCCGGACGTGATTCTCGCTCATCCCGGATGGGGGGAAACGCTCTTCGTCAAGGATGTCTATCCTGACGCGCCGCTTATTCACTATTGCGAATATTACTATCGGGCGCAGGGCGCGGATTCCGGATTCGACCCTGAATTCCCGCGAGCCACAAGAGAGTCTTCGAGGCTGCGAGTGCTCAATTCGCTGCATCTTTTGAATCTCGAGCAATGTGACATTGCCATTGCGCCCACGCGGTGGCAGCGCAGTCTGTTTCCGGCCGCTTATCAGTCGGCCATTCGGGTTATTCACGAGGGCGTCATTCAAAGTTCCTGTTTGGCGAAAGTTGGGGCCGTCAGGTTGCGCAATGGCGTCGAACTGAGAGCCGGGCAGCCGATCGTTACTTATGTCGCGAGGAATCTTGAGCCTTATCGCGGGTTTCACAGTTTTATGCGAGCGATCCCGCATATTCAGGCTGGGTGTCCCGATGCGCAGATAATCATAGTGGGCGGTGATGCCGTCAGTTACGGGCGTAAGCCGGTTGGCTATGCAAATTGGCGCAGCAGGATGGAGGCAGAGGTAAGTTTCGATCATTCCACCGTCCATTTTACAGGGAAGCTTCCTTACCAGACTTACCGGGCAGTTCTGGACTGTTCAAAGGCTCATGTTTATTTGACGTATCCGTTTGTTATGTCGTGGTCGTTACTGGAGGCGATGTCGGCTGGGTGCGTGGTAGTAGCGTCGGATACGGCTCCGGTAAGGGAGGTGATCGTCGATGGTTACAATGGAATGCTGGTGGATTTCTTCGATCATCACGGTATCGCCAAACGTATTACCAAGGTTCTTGATTCTGTTGATGAGTACGACAGCCTGCGCAGCGCCGCGAAGTTGACGGCGAGCAGATTTGATGTGGAGTACGGCACGACACAATACTTTGAGGTATTTGAAAGCGCGACGTCCGGGCATCTGAAGAAACAGCCTGCTCCTCAGTTTGACAGGGAGATTTGAAATGCTCCGGATGTCGCGTAAGCAATGGGTTAAATGGTTTAAGAAGTTGTTGAAGTATGGCTTGTTTGTTTATGTCTGTTATTGCGTGGTGGATTTTTATATCCGTGAAGAACAAGTCGCCGAGGCGATGGCAGTCTATTACGCGGATCAGGAGGCCTGTCAAAAGAAGCTGGCGAGCATGAAGCAGGTGCCCATACTGGGCGGCAGCTATGTGGATAAGACTCTGGGGCCGGAGTTTTATGTGGGCATGCCTGAACTGGCGAATAAGAAAGCGTGTCTGGCCAATACGCTCAAGGGGCATTTCTGGTGGACCGGGACGGGTTTGCACCGGTACCAGGATCAGAGCCTGAAGTCGATTCCTGAAAGTTGGCGTCTTTATAAATTGACCGCCGGGCTTTATACAAGAAAAGAGACTAGCGAGCCCCATGAACGGGGCTATCGGCACGTCAACTGGCCGGATGAGTTGATTGTGAAGTTGAAAAATTATCCGGGGTTAGAGATTTGGCTGGATGCTCCGCCGCCGCATTTCAAGAATGTGGATTCCGTCAGAACGTTTGTCATTACTGGCTGGCCGCGGCGTGATGGCACCCCTCGGTTGATAGGCTGTGACGGTTTGATTCGCCCGGCTTCCGAAGAACAACTGACTGACGAGAAATTGGCAAGGCTCAGCAGAGCAGAATTGGAAAATCTGGATTTTGGCAAGTTGAACTTTTTCTGCACTGTCAATCTGGATAGCTTTGACTTTGCTGGGGGGCACGGCAGCGTAGACCTCGGTCTATCGTCATTACGCGAAGCACCTGAGATGCTCAAGTTTCTCAGTGATTATCTTTCACGCTCAGTTATTACAAGGAAGTAACGATGAGTTATGTTTTTAGCGATATGGAAAAAACAGCGATCTTTAA
This region of Pseudomonas sp. R84 genomic DNA includes:
- a CDS encoding glycosyltransferase family 4 protein, with the translated sequence MKLLVIHQNFPGQFRHVVLAAIDRRYEVLAIGRDTAPGIAEVKIYRYRAASRAAGDIHPYLARYEQAVTDGQKVFEILSRLKHSGYRPDVILAHPGWGETLFVKDVYPDAPLIHYCEYYYRAQGADSGFDPEFPRATRESSRLRVLNSLHLLNLEQCDIAIAPTRWQRSLFPAAYQSAIRVIHEGVIQSSCLAKVGAVRLRNGVELRAGQPIVTYVARNLEPYRGFHSFMRAIPHIQAGCPDAQIIIVGGDAVSYGRKPVGYANWRSRMEAEVSFDHSTVHFTGKLPYQTYRAVLDCSKAHVYLTYPFVMSWSLLEAMSAGCVVVASDTAPVREVIVDGYNGMLVDFFDHHGIAKRITKVLDSVDEYDSLRSAAKLTASRFDVEYGTTQYFEVFESATSGHLKKQPAPQFDREI
- a CDS encoding putative urea ABC transporter substrate-binding protein; this encodes MTRLRLPALLAAAFAALISTQSPAAQKDHFSVCWTIYAGWMPWEYAGSQGIVDKWAKKYGIKIDVVQLNDYVESINQYTAGQFDGCTMTNMDALTIPAAGGVDSTALIVSDFSNGNDGIVLKGDGKKVADLKGMDVNLVELSVSHYLLARALDSVDLTEKDLKVVNTSDADISAAFNTEQVNAVTTWNPMLSDIKAKPGVTEVFNSSQIPGEIMDMMVVNSATLKDNPALGKALTGAWFEVVELMNAKTAASKAALEHMAKASGTDLAGFQAQLDTTKLFATPSEALNFATSKQLPETMRKVAEFSFQHGLLGEGAKDTSAVGMAFANGVTSGDTGNLKLRFDPTYVQMAADAKL